One Firmicutes bacterium CAG:345 genomic region harbors:
- a CDS encoding alpha/beta fold family hydrolase (product inferred by homology to UniProt), whose product MAHSEIKLKTTSGSIIYGNAWVVDEDSGVKPLANVVIAHGMAEYSFRYDKFARYLNSLGYNVYAVDQPGHGLNVTASEKPSLGLGVWPESGFKLAIDYLHELVINVRLNMLPTILFGHSMGSFVSQRYYQRFSDTLDGLILCGSSANSLTFVASRRLAIIMNKFMSKRKKIEPSFFFANMQTRAFNLGIKQFEDGYKSKNRWLSVNEENVQSFDKDPLCGFICSFNFYYNLFCGLKPTFQLKRVKEITNPVPILLIAGDKDPVGSKGKGVKKLERFYRKGGQRVQCILYPNLRHEILNEKNPEKIYADVATHIEKCIKEHNDKLSHEKHNIKEDIM is encoded by the coding sequence ATGGCACATAGTGAAATTAAATTAAAAACTACTAGTGGTAGTATTATTTATGGTAATGCTTGGGTTGTAGATGAAGATAGTGGTGTCAAGCCTTTAGCTAATGTAGTTATTGCACACGGAATGGCAGAATATAGTTTTAGATATGATAAATTTGCAAGATATTTAAATAGCTTAGGCTATAATGTGTATGCTGTTGATCAACCAGGACATGGTTTAAATGTTACTGCTTCTGAAAAGCCATCATTAGGTTTAGGAGTTTGGCCAGAAAGTGGATTTAAGTTGGCTATAGATTATTTACATGAACTTGTTATCAATGTTAGACTAAATATGTTACCTACTATTTTATTTGGACATTCTATGGGTTCTTTTGTTTCACAAAGATATTATCAAAGATTTTCAGATACATTAGACGGATTGATTTTATGTGGCTCTTCAGCAAATTCATTGACTTTTGTTGCATCTAGAAGATTGGCTATTATAATGAATAAATTTATGTCTAAACGTAAAAAAATTGAGCCGAGTTTTTTCTTTGCTAATATGCAAACAAGAGCTTTCAATTTAGGAATAAAGCAATTTGAAGATGGATATAAATCAAAAAATAGATGGCTTTCTGTTAATGAAGAAAATGTCCAATCTTTTGATAAGGATCCTCTTTGTGGTTTTATATGTTCTTTTAATTTTTATTATAATTTGTTTTGTGGTTTGAAACCTACATTTCAATTGAAAAGAGTAAAAGAAATTACTAATCCTGTACCTATTCTTTTAATTGCTGGTGATAAAGATCCTGTTGGAAGTAAGGGAAAAGGTGTAAAGAAATTAGAGCGCTTCTATCGCAAGGGCGGTCAAAGAGTTCAATGTATTTTATATCCGAATTTAAGACATGAAATTTTAAATGAAAAAAATCCAGAAAAAATATATGCTGATGTTGCTACACATATTGAAAAATGCATAAAAGAGCATAACGATAAATTATCACACGAAAAGCATAATATTAAAGAAGATATAATGTAA
- a CDS encoding undecaprenyl-diphosphatase 2 (product inferred by homology to UniProt) codes for MDKYLKYIIVAIIQGLTEILPISSSAHIIIIENFFNINTNDLSFSIFLHLASSIAILIFYHKDIFKLFNEGTKYIFSRRKEYKSSFNYLMYLIIATIPAAIGGIFFQSYIESYLITPFLIGMFLTSTGIILLLNKKLSNKCIRSLNYFSALEIGLFQMIGIIPGISRSSITLFGTTIFKINKNESARFVFLLLLPISIGSSILEISKSLISGTTNLTFISPEYLISFVVCIVVTLFSLFTMFKIIKKEKTYLFSYYLIPLGILMMIKGLYINTFIIL; via the coding sequence ATGGACAAATATCTTAAATATATTATTGTTGCAATCATTCAAGGATTAACAGAAATTCTTCCTATATCAAGCAGTGCCCATATAATTATTATTGAGAATTTTTTTAATATAAATACTAATGATTTATCTTTTTCAATTTTTTTGCATCTTGCATCTTCTATAGCAATTTTAATTTTTTACCATAAAGATATCTTTAAATTATTTAATGAAGGAACAAAATATATTTTTTCAAGAAGAAAAGAATATAAGTCTTCTTTCAATTATCTTATGTATTTAATAATAGCTACCATTCCAGCAGCAATAGGCGGAATATTTTTTCAAAGTTATATAGAATCTTATTTAATTACACCATTTTTAATTGGAATGTTTTTAACTTCTACGGGAATAATCTTATTATTAAATAAAAAATTATCCAATAAATGCATACGTAGCTTAAATTATTTTTCCGCTTTAGAAATAGGACTTTTTCAAATGATTGGTATAATTCCAGGAATATCTAGAAGTAGCATAACTTTATTTGGAACAACAATTTTCAAGATAAATAAAAACGAATCTGCTAGATTTGTCTTTCTTTTATTGTTGCCTATTTCAATAGGTAGTTCTATTTTAGAAATATCTAAATCTCTTATAAGCGGAACAACTAATCTAACTTTTATATCTCCTGAATACTTAATATCATTTGTTGTTTGCATAGTAGTTACTTTGTTTTCACTATTTACTATGTTTAAAATAATAAAAAAAGAAAAGACATATTTATTTAGTTATTATTTAATTCCTTTAGGAATATTAATGATGATAAAAGGATTGTATATTAATACTTTCATCATTCTTTAA